In Leptospiraceae bacterium, a genomic segment contains:
- a CDS encoding SDR family NAD(P)-dependent oxidoreductase translates to MIKIFKDILEESLETFFFIGYNRPGYLVRRNFWEFPEINFSMKGKICLVTGGNSGIGKASVQGLAGLGADVIFLCRDKEKAEETIRETQLIHPSASVQYEEVDLSLRSSIKKFTDVFIKKYSHLDVLVNNAGVFLEDKKISPEGLETTFATNTLAYHLLSRYLEPLLRGNGNARIINVTSGGMYLTRLDVNNLQFLNGNYSGLKAYAQSKRAEVDLSLLWSKYYAKKGVTVNMVHPGWVDTPSLSQALPYFYTFMKPFLRTPKEGADTIIWMASKPDWVPWDTSKLYFDREERKLNILPNTNTPNGEKQILWDYLEALVI, encoded by the coding sequence ATGATAAAAATATTCAAAGACATACTTGAGGAATCCCTGGAAACTTTTTTCTTCATAGGCTACAACCGCCCGGGTTATTTGGTACGCAGAAATTTCTGGGAATTTCCCGAAATCAATTTCTCCATGAAAGGTAAAATTTGTCTGGTGACAGGTGGAAATTCAGGCATAGGGAAAGCAAGCGTACAGGGACTTGCCGGTCTGGGTGCAGATGTTATTTTTCTTTGCCGCGATAAAGAAAAGGCAGAAGAAACAATTCGAGAAACACAGCTTATTCATCCTTCCGCTTCCGTACAATACGAAGAAGTAGATTTAAGCCTTCGTTCCTCTATAAAGAAATTTACAGATGTGTTCATTAAGAAGTATTCACATTTAGATGTACTGGTAAACAACGCAGGTGTTTTTCTGGAGGATAAGAAAATCAGTCCGGAAGGTTTAGAGACCACATTTGCTACGAACACCCTTGCCTATCACCTATTGAGTCGATACTTAGAACCTCTTTTAAGAGGCAATGGCAATGCAAGGATCATTAATGTTACCTCAGGTGGGATGTATTTAACTCGCCTCGACGTTAACAACCTTCAGTTCTTAAACGGAAATTATAGCGGTCTCAAGGCCTATGCGCAAAGCAAACGTGCTGAAGTAGATTTAAGCTTACTCTGGTCTAAATACTATGCCAAAAAAGGTGTCACTGTAAATATGGTTCATCCCGGTTGGGTTGACACTCCGAGTCTTTCTCAAGCCCTGCCCTATTTCTACACCTTCATGAAACCTTTTTTAAGAACTCCTAAGGAAGGTGCAGATACAATTATTTGGATGGCTTCCAAACCCGATTGGGTTCCCTGGGATACCAGTAAATTATACTTCGATAGAGAAGAAAGAAAGTTAAATATATTACCTAATACAAATACACCGAATGGAGAAAAACAAATTCTCTGGGACTATCTTGAAGCCCTTGTGATATAA
- a CDS encoding AAA-like domain-containing protein, whose product MKEFNITGTCIPHLHYMVDTGKKIGEITELIKKGKYFTINRPRQFGKTTTLYLLEKALENDYLLISTSFEGIGDSSFQDENTLSKVFISLIKESLEIINEQVLIESIKKAPQPETLLELGNFISDLVKKSEKKIVLLIDEVDKAGNYRLFLNFLGILRNKYLKRDTGKDFTFHSVILAGVHDIKNIKLKLRPEDEKQFNSPWNIATEFDVDLSFHPEEIATMLMDYEKDLQTGMDIPLMSNEIYKFTNGYPFLASKICKVIDEKLNKNWTTEGIQDAVTEIIETQSTIVDDLIKNIENNNDLESFVKRLLIENDKISYVHSDKIISYGTMFGIFKSDKNKLVQIHNKIFEIVLYNHIIAKLDRENSKVTGNVFQPNFLDKNGDLEMEKVLLKFQQFVKETYSNKDEVFYERQGRLLLIAFVKPIINGTGFYYVESQHSYEKRSDMIIAFNKKEYILELKIWRGREYHTEGLEQLASYLNSKGHNLGYLVVFNFNKNKEFTNEWNDVDGKKIFQVMV is encoded by the coding sequence ATGAAAGAGTTTAATATCACGGGCACCTGCATTCCTCACCTGCATTATATGGTTGATACAGGTAAAAAAATTGGAGAAATAACCGAACTAATTAAAAAAGGAAAATATTTCACCATCAATCGCCCGAGACAATTCGGAAAAACGACAACACTTTATCTCCTGGAAAAAGCACTGGAAAACGATTATCTTTTGATTTCAACCAGTTTTGAGGGAATTGGTGACTCATCTTTTCAGGATGAAAACACTCTTTCCAAAGTTTTTATCTCTCTAATAAAAGAATCTCTGGAAATAATAAATGAACAAGTCCTGATTGAATCTATAAAAAAAGCTCCTCAACCCGAAACCCTACTGGAGCTGGGAAATTTCATTTCCGATTTGGTGAAGAAATCAGAAAAAAAAATTGTTCTTTTAATTGATGAAGTAGACAAAGCCGGTAACTACAGACTCTTTTTAAACTTCTTAGGTATACTTAGAAATAAATACTTAAAAAGAGATACCGGCAAGGATTTCACCTTTCACAGCGTCATTCTTGCCGGAGTCCACGATATAAAAAATATCAAACTAAAACTCAGACCCGAGGATGAAAAACAATTTAACAGTCCCTGGAATATAGCTACGGAATTTGATGTGGACTTATCTTTTCATCCGGAAGAAATTGCTACCATGCTTATGGACTACGAAAAGGATCTGCAAACCGGAATGGATATTCCTCTTATGTCAAATGAAATCTATAAATTTACTAATGGCTATCCCTTTTTAGCTAGTAAGATATGTAAGGTGATTGATGAAAAACTAAATAAAAACTGGACGACAGAAGGAATTCAAGATGCAGTAACAGAAATCATTGAAACTCAATCTACGATAGTGGACGATTTAATAAAGAATATAGAAAATAATAATGATTTGGAATCTTTTGTTAAACGCTTACTTATTGAAAATGATAAAATATCTTATGTTCACTCAGATAAAATCATTTCCTATGGAACTATGTTTGGAATTTTTAAATCCGATAAAAATAAGTTAGTTCAAATTCATAACAAAATATTTGAAATTGTTCTATACAATCATATCATTGCAAAGCTGGATCGAGAAAATAGTAAAGTTACCGGAAATGTATTTCAACCTAACTTCCTAGATAAAAATGGCGATTTGGAGATGGAGAAAGTTCTTTTAAAGTTCCAGCAATTTGTAAAGGAAACGTATTCCAATAAAGACGAGGTTTTTTACGAAAGACAGGGACGTTTATTATTAATCGCCTTCGTCAAACCCATTATAAATGGCACGGGCTTTTACTATGTAGAAAGCCAGCATAGCTACGAAAAACGCTCCGACATGATAATTGCCTTTAATAAAAAAGAATATATCCTTGAGTTAAAAATTTGGCGTGGCAGGGAGTATCATACTGAGGGACTCGAACAGCTGGCATCTTATCTAAATAGCAAAGGTCATAACCTAGGTTATCTGGTTGTATTCAACTTTAACAAAAATAAAGAATTCACCAATGAGTGGAATGATGTGGATGGAAAAAAGATTTTCCAGGTAATGGTTTAA
- a CDS encoding S46 family peptidase, with amino-acid sequence MKIFIFLFLFNFPIFADEGMWSFDNPPVEQIKRKYGFTLTEAWLRKARLSSVRFNDGGSGAFVSDEGLVITNHHVALGQVQKLSTAKNNFVKDGFFARKRTDEIKCPDLEINVLLAYENISPEVDAYLRGVKTAGERKKRLKEILSRLSREAEEKTGYRSDIVSLYNHAEHWIYMYKKYTDVRLVMAPELQAAFFGGDYDNFNYPRFALDYAFFRIYENNKPIESKYYFRWAKEELKEGELVFVSGHPGKTERGKTYSELVYERDQAFPELIQMLKKKLKNYHQYAVQSREKEREVQDKIYRISNGLKAIHGKWKGLLSKSVMQKKEKEDKELKYFLQKHRNYKKELGPFYYRIDKALNEKRKKKKEIFYTSLPESKLVSYAMMFYLYAIETAKPDSIRYPEYRESRLASLKFYLLSQAPIYKDLEIFTFAKSLEESRNQLGRKHEWIRILLGKEKPENLAKRLIESTSFQDSNFRKNLLEGKRESILKSKDPLLLWVRKLEPYKRKFRQWYEFRVSDILEKENLAYGKLKYYKYGKRLYPDANFSLRLSYGTVKGYRDRTGKLPYKTTFYGLVDRALSFEEEPPFQLSPLIKKNLKDLELKTPLNIVSTNDITGGNSGSPVFNKNLEYSALIFDGNAYSHSWDYVFSMKRGRAISVHAKAIIESLEKVYQMDALVNEILMSREK; translated from the coding sequence TTGAAAATTTTCATTTTCCTATTTCTTTTTAATTTTCCCATTTTTGCAGATGAGGGGATGTGGTCTTTTGATAATCCACCTGTTGAGCAAATAAAAAGAAAATATGGTTTTACATTGACGGAAGCCTGGTTAAGAAAAGCAAGGCTTTCTTCAGTTCGTTTTAATGATGGAGGCTCGGGTGCCTTTGTTTCAGACGAAGGGCTGGTGATTACCAATCATCATGTTGCTTTAGGTCAGGTTCAGAAGCTATCAACTGCCAAAAATAATTTTGTGAAAGACGGTTTTTTTGCCAGAAAAAGAACTGATGAAATAAAATGTCCGGATCTGGAGATAAATGTTCTTCTTGCCTATGAAAATATTAGTCCTGAAGTAGATGCGTATCTAAGAGGGGTAAAAACCGCCGGAGAGAGAAAAAAAAGGCTGAAAGAAATTCTTTCTCGTCTAAGCCGTGAGGCCGAAGAGAAGACGGGTTATCGTTCCGATATTGTAAGCCTATACAATCATGCCGAACACTGGATATATATGTATAAAAAATATACTGATGTTCGACTGGTTATGGCTCCGGAATTGCAGGCTGCTTTTTTTGGAGGGGATTATGATAATTTTAACTATCCTCGCTTTGCTCTGGATTATGCGTTTTTTAGAATATACGAGAATAATAAACCTATTGAAAGTAAATATTATTTTCGTTGGGCGAAAGAGGAATTGAAGGAAGGAGAACTTGTATTTGTTTCCGGACATCCCGGAAAGACCGAAAGGGGAAAAACTTATTCTGAATTGGTTTATGAACGAGACCAGGCCTTTCCGGAACTAATTCAAATGCTGAAGAAAAAGCTGAAAAATTATCATCAGTATGCAGTTCAATCCAGGGAAAAAGAAAGAGAAGTGCAGGATAAGATTTATCGTATCTCGAATGGCTTGAAAGCGATTCATGGAAAGTGGAAAGGTCTTCTTTCAAAGTCTGTAATGCAAAAAAAAGAGAAAGAAGATAAAGAACTAAAATATTTCTTACAGAAGCATAGGAACTATAAAAAAGAGCTGGGACCTTTTTATTACCGCATCGATAAAGCCCTGAATGAAAAGAGAAAGAAGAAAAAAGAAATCTTTTATACTTCATTGCCTGAGTCAAAATTAGTTTCGTATGCCATGATGTTTTATTTATATGCAATAGAAACCGCTAAACCTGATTCTATACGTTATCCGGAATACCGAGAGTCCAGACTTGCTTCCTTAAAGTTTTATCTCCTGTCTCAAGCACCCATCTATAAAGATTTGGAAATATTTACCTTTGCCAAATCCCTCGAAGAAAGTAGAAATCAACTTGGCAGAAAGCATGAGTGGATTCGAATTCTTCTCGGAAAAGAAAAACCTGAAAATCTTGCTAAAAGGCTTATAGAATCTACTTCATTTCAAGATTCAAATTTTCGTAAGAACTTATTAGAGGGAAAAAGAGAATCTATATTGAAGTCTAAAGATCCTTTGCTTCTCTGGGTACGAAAGTTAGAACCCTATAAGAGAAAGTTTCGTCAATGGTATGAATTTAGAGTGAGTGATATACTGGAAAAAGAGAATCTTGCTTATGGAAAACTAAAGTATTATAAATACGGTAAAAGATTATATCCGGATGCCAACTTTTCACTCAGACTTAGTTACGGAACTGTAAAAGGCTACAGGGATAGAACCGGAAAACTTCCCTATAAAACAACATTTTACGGTCTTGTAGATAGGGCTTTATCTTTTGAGGAAGAACCACCGTTTCAACTTTCTCCGCTTATAAAGAAGAATTTAAAAGATCTGGAACTTAAAACTCCTTTAAATATTGTAAGTACCAATGATATAACCGGTGGTAATTCCGGAAGTCCGGTATTTAATAAAAACCTTGAATACTCGGCCCTTATCTTTGATGGAAATGCTTACAGTCATTCCTGGGATTATGTATTCTCAATGAAACGGGGTCGGGCGATTTCCGTTCATGCGAAAGCCATTATAGAAAGTCTGGAGAAAGTATATCAGATGGATGCACTCGTAAATGAAATCCTCATGTCCAGGGAGAAGTAA